The nucleotide sequence GCGCAGCAGCCCCCAAACCTGTCACCCCAGTTTGGACTGAAGGACGGGGGAGGCTTTTTTGGGGCTGCTGCGCAGCCCAACGGGGGACAAGCCCCCTCGCCACAAAAGCGGTATCAGGTGCATCACTTGCTTAACTGAACCAGAGGACAAGCCTTCCTTATGGTGTGGCCACTGTCGGGCCCCAGCGACGTCCTACTCGTCGGCTGCGGCGGGAGTTGCCAGTGCCAGATCTATAAGTTGGTGCAACTCTTCCACGCGCAGCGGCGCACTCGCAAACAGAATCCTGAACACTGTCGGCGCCGCCAGCAGATTGATCAGCCGATCGACGCTGGGCAGCGGCTCGGCGCGGTCGGCGTAGCGATCCAGGATGACTTGCAACTGCCCACCGAGGATCGTCACGCAATAGCCCGGCGTCTGGCTGCACTGCACATCACGCATCATGTTGCGCCCCGGCTCCGAACTCATCTCGTCCAGGTATTGCTCGGCCCAGGCTTGCAGATCACCTCGCAGGCTGCCGGTCTCGGCCGGGGCACTGTCGGGACGCATACGCGCCAGCGCGACGTCCGCGAGCAGGGCGGCAAGGTCGCCCCAGCGTCGGTAAATCGTGGACGGCGTGACCCCCGCGCGCGTGGCGATTTGCGGCACGGTGATACTGGCGCGCTCTTGCTCCTGCAGCAGCTCGCGTACCGCCGTGTGCACTGATTCTTGGACCCGGGCGCTGCGGCCCCCCGGGCGAAGGCCTTCTTTTATTGCCATGTTGCGACCTTAACACAAAGAATTTGCTTTAAGCTGGCGTCAGTAGCACACTCCACAAAAGCAAAATATTAGCTTTAGTGGAGCATGCCCATGTCCAGCGTTATCTCTCACCGCTTCGGCCTGGTGTTCCTGGCGATCACCTTGCTGACATTTCTCGCGGCCTCCAGTGCGCCGACGCCGTTGTATCACCTTTATCAAGAAGGCCTGCACTTTTCCTCCGGCACCCTCACGCTGATCTTTGGTGTGTACGCCTTGAGCCTGCTGGCGGCGTTGCTGACCGTCGGTTCATTGTCGGATCACTTGGGGCGCAAGCCGGTGATTTTTGTCGCGCTGGTGCTGGAGATGGCGGCCATGCTGCTGTTTATCAACGCAGACAGTGTCGCCTGGCTGATCGCCGCCCGGACTCTGCAGGGCTTCGCCACGGGCATGGCGACTGCCGTACTGGGCGCCGCGTTACTCGATATCGACCGCCAGCAGGGGCCGCTGGTCAATAGCATCACGCCGCTGCTGGGCATGGCGTGCGGCGCGATGGGCAGCAGTTTGCTGGTGGAGTTTGCGCCGCTGCCCACCCAGTTGATCTATTGGACGTTGCTCGCGCTGTTGGTGTTGCAAGGCCTTTTGGTGTGGCGTCTACCGGAAAGCGTGAGTCCTGTCCCCGGTGCGCTGGCGTCACTGCGCCCGACTTTGCACGTACCGCCTCAGGCGCGTCGCGCCCTGTGGTTGTCGTTGCCGGTGGATGTCGCGGTATGGGCCGTGGGCGGCTTTTATCTGTCTCTGGCACCATCGCTGGTGCGGGCGGTGACCGGTTCGACCTCCAATCTGATTGGTGGCGGCCTGGTCGCGGTGCTGACGTTGAGTGGCGCGTTGATGATTTTCAGTGTGCGCAAGCATGCGGCGGATAAGGTGCTACGTCTGGGAGCGAGTCTGTTGGCAGTCGGTGTCGCGTTGATTCTCGGCGCCACTCACATGGGCAGTTTGCCGCTGTTTTTCTTGGCGACGCTGGTAGCCGGCAGCGGTTTCGGCGCGGGGTTTCTCGGTGCCTTGCGCAGCGTTGTGCCGCTGGCGTTGCCCCATGAGCGCGCCGGTTTGATGTCGGCGTTTTATGTACTGAGTTACCTGGCGTTTTGCTTGCCGACGCTGTTGGCGGGCAACCTGACGCGTAGCTTCGGCCTGATTGCCACCACTGACGGTTATGGCGCGGTGCTGATTGTATTGGCGCTCGGTGCGTTGATCGGCCTGATCTTGCAGGATGCGGCCAGGATCAGGGCGACGTCGGGCGGCTGAATCAGTACTATCCAACACCTTGTCGGGCCTGATCGAGATTCACCCATGAAGATAATCCGCAGCACGGAATTCACCGGCAGCCGTGCCTGGGAGGCGCTGGATATTGCCAATATGAACGGCATTACCACGCGTTTGCACTGGACTGACCAGCCGTATCGCTGGCACGTCAACGACGGGCAAGAGGTGTTCGTGGTGCTCGATGGGCGAGTGCAGATGCACTACCGTGAAAAGGGTGTCGAGCACATCGCGGAACTGAACGTCGGCGACATTTTCTATGCCAGTGCAGGCACCGAGCATGTCGCGCATCCGCAGGGCGCGGCGCGAATTTTGGTGATTGAATCGGAAGGCAGTGAATAATCTCATATAGGTAAAACAGATAATATATAGAGAAATTACCCGTTATATAGATATTCCATTTGTTTCTATCATGGCCTCAACTTCCATACGAGGAAGAGGAGTTAGCCATGACGTGCCCCAATAGCATCACCAGCAGCTACAAACCGTTCAGTCACCTGGTCAGCCCCAGGGAAGTCATTCGTCAATTCACCCCCAATTGGTTTGCCGTCACCATGGGCACTGGCGTGCTGGCACTTGCCCTGGCGCAACTGCCCATTACGCTGGCGGGCGTACACGCCATCGCCGAGGGGCTGTGGTGGATGACAATCTTTTTGTTTGTGTTATTCAGCGCGTTGTACGCCGCGCGCTGGGTGATGTTTTTCCACGAGGCGCGGCAGATTTTCGGGCACTCCACGGTTTCGATGTTTTTCGGCACTATTCCCATGGGCCTGGCGACCATCCTCAATGGATTGCTGCTGTTCGGCCTGCCGCGCTGGGGCGATGGCGTGGTGCAACTGGCCGAAGCCGTGTGGTGGCTGGACGTGGCCATGGCGCTGGCGTGCGGGGTATTGATCCCGTTCCTGATGTTTACCCGCCAGGAGCACAGCATCGACCAGATGACCGCCGTCTGGCTGTTGCCGGTGGTGGCCGCCGAAGTCGCCGCCGCCAGCGGGGGATTGCTCGCGCCGCATCTGGCCGACGCGCCTGCGCAACTGGTGATGTTGGTCACCAGCTACGTACTGTGGGCGTTTTCCCTGCCGGTGGCGTTCAGCATCCTGACCATTCTGATGCTGCGCATGGCCCTGCATAAACTGCCCCACGCCAATATGGCCGCATCGAGCTGGCTGGCCTTAGGTCCGATTGGCACGGGTGCCCTTGGTATGTTGCTGTTGGGCGATGACGCACCGGCGATCTTCAGCGCCAACGGGTTTGTCGGCATCGGTGAGATTGCCCAGGGGCTGGGACTGGTCGCCGGTATCACTCCTTGGGGGCTGGGCCTGTGGTGGATGTTGATCGCGATCCTGATCACCCTGCGCTACTTGCGGGCCGGCATTCCCTTCAATCTGGGCTGGTGGGGGTTCACCTTTCCGTTGGGAGTGTATGCGCTGACCACCTTGAAACTGGGAAGCAGCCTGCACCTGGCATTTTTCAGCGTGGCCGGCAGCGCGCTGGTCGCCGCTCTGGTCCTGATGTGGCTGGTGGTTGCCAAACGCACGGTGCAGGGTGCGTATAAGGGTGAGCTGTTTGTCTCACCCTGTATTGCAGGTTTAGGGAATAAGTAACCAGGATTAGGTAAAGTCGTGGCCTGAAAATCTATAACAACCTTCAGGCCACGCAGGAACACGGACGATGAGCCACCCTTCGCAATTCACCTTGCTGCGCAAACGGCGTTTCCTGCCGTTTTTCATTACCCAGGCACTGGGCGCGTTCAACGACAATATCTTCAAGCAATCGTTGATCCTGGCCATCCTCTACAAGCTGAACATCGACGGTGATCGTTCGATCTGGGTCAACTTGTGCGCCTTGCTGTTTATCCTGCCGTTCTTTCTGTTCTCGGCCCTGGCCGGGCAATTTGGCGAGAAATTCAACAAGGACGCCTTGATTCGCGCGATCAAGTTCGGCGAGATCGTGATCATGGGCGTGGGCGCCGTGGGTTTTATGTCCAACCATCTGGGGCTGATGTTGCTGGCGCTGTTTGCCATGGGCACCCAGTCGGCGCTGTTTGGCCCGGTGAAGTACTCGATCATGCCGCAGGCCTTGCATGAAGATGAATTGGTCGGCGGCAATGGCCTGGTGGAAATGGGGACCTTCCTGGCAATCCTGGCCGGAACCATTGGCGCCGGGATCATAATGTCTTCCACGCATTACGCATCGGTGGTGGCCATTGCAGTTATCGGTCTCGCGGTGTTGGGGTATCTGGCCAGTCGCGCCATTCCCCGCGCGGCAGCCTCCAGCCCCCAAATACGCCTGAACTGGAATATCTTCAGCCAGTCCTGGGCCACGTTGCGTCTGGGCCTGGGGCAAACGCCGGCGGTGTCGCGCTCGATTGTCGGCAACTCATGGTTCTGGTTTGTCGGTGCGATCTACCTGACGCAAATCCCGGCGTATGCCAAGGATTGGTTGTACGGCGATGAGACCGTGGTCACCTTGATCCTCACGGTGTTCTCGGTGGGCATCGCCCTCGGCTCGATGCTCTGCGAAAAGCTGTCCGGGCGTAAAGTGGAAATCGGCCTGGTGCCGTTTGGCTCATTCGGCTTGACCGTGTTCGGCCTGTTGCTGTGGTGGCATTCCGGCGGTTTCCCGCAGAATATCCAGGCCAACGACTGGCTCGCGATTTTGCGTTCCGGCCAGGCCTGGTGGGTGTTGATCGATATCCTGGGGCTGGGTGTGTTTGGTGGTTTCTACATTGTGCCGCTGTATGCCTTGATCCAGTCGCGCACCGCCGAAAACGAACGGGCGCGGGTGATTGCCGCGAATAACATTCTCAACGCGCTGTTCATGGTGGTCTCGGCGATTGTCACGATTGTGCTGCTGAGCGTGGTCAAACTGTCGATCCCCGAGTTGTTCCTGGTGGTGTCGCTGCTCAATATTGCGGTCAATACCTACATCTTCAGGATCGTTCCCGAGTTCACCATGCGCTTCATGATCTGGCTGCTCAGCCATTCCATGTATCGCGTACAGCACCGCAACCTGCAAAACATTCCGGACGAAGGTGCGGCGTTGTTGGTGTGTAACCACGTGTCGTTCGTCGATGCGCTGTTGATTGGCGGTGCGGTGCGTCGGCCCATTCGTTTTGTGATGTACTACAAAATCTACCGTTTACCGGTGCTCAACTTTATCTTCCGTACCGCTGGCACCATTCCGATTGCCGGGCGCAATGAAGATATCCAGATTTATGAACAGGCTTTCACCCGAATCGCCGAATACCTGAAGGAAGGCGAACTGGTGTGCATTTTCCCGGAAGGCAAACTGACCGCCGATGGTGAGATCAACGAGTTCCGGGGGGGGCGTCACGCGCATCCTCGAAGAGACGCCGGTGCCGGTGATTCCGATGGCGTTGCAGGGACTGTGGGGGAGTTTTTTCAGTCGGGATCCGAACAAGGGGTTCTTTCACCGCATCTGGTCGCGGGTGACGCTGGTGGCAGGCGAGCCGGTGGCGCTCGAGGCCGCGACACCTGTGCAGTTGCAGGCAGCGGTGGGGATGTTGCGCGGCGATCTGCGGTAGCTGCGAGGGATCTGTAGGAGCGAGCTTGCTCGCGAAGGTCGTTAACGATGACGCGCAACACCTGGAGCGCCGAGGCGATCTCAGGTTTTTCGCGAGCAAGCTCGCTCCTACACATACAACACGCAGAGCGAGGGAAAACAGCCTAAGCGCTGATCTTCAGTCCAACCAATCCGCAAATGATCAACGCCACGCTGGCCAGGCGGAACAGCGCCATGGACTCCCCGAACAGAATGATCCCGGCAATCACAGTGCCCACCGCACCGACTCCAGTCCAGATGGCATAGGCCGTACCTAACGGCAGCTCCTTCATCGCCAACCCCAACAGGCCAAGACTGATAGCCATGGCGACAATGGTCAGGAGTGTTGGCAGAGGCTTGCTGAAACCGTCGGTGTATTTCAGGCCGACAGCCCAGCCGACTTCAAACAGACCGGCAAAAAACAGAATGATCCAGGACATGATGGTCTCCATCGGTAGATGGGGTCGTCCCCGGATAGAGCACTCGAATGAGCCGCGAGGTCGTCCCCGCGAAGCTCGTCAGAGTGCCGAAAAATCATCGGGCGATCAAGTTTCCGTCGTCAGTCCGGGCGTGATTGCGCCAGCAGGTCGCGGTCTTCCTTCTCACTCATGCGGCGGAAGTACGTCGACAGCAACGCCCCGGAAATATTGTGCCAGACGCTGAACAGCGCACTGGGAACCGCCGCCAGCGGCGAAAAATGCGCGCTCGCGAGGGCTGCCCCCAGCCCCGAGTTCTGCATGCCCACTTCCAGTGCCAATGACTTGCGTTGCGGCAGCGATAGTCTGAATGCGCGGGCAGTAAGGTAGCCCAGCAGGTAACCAAAGCTGTTGTGCAGCATCACTATCGCCATGATCAACAGGCCCGACTCGGCAATCTTTGCCTGGCTCGCAGCCACCACGGCAGCGACGATGATCACGATGCTGACCACAGAGATCAGCGGCAACACCTCCACCGCATGGCGCACGCGCTCACCCAGCAGACGCTGGGCCAATACACCCAGCACGATGGGCAGCAACACCATTTGCAGGATTGACCAGAACAACTCCATGAACGACACCGGCAACCACGCCGAGGCCAGCAGCCAGATCAATGCAGGCGTCAGCAGTGGGGCGAGGAGGGTGGTGATCGAAGAGATGGCCACTGACAGTGCCAGGTCGCCACGGCCCAGCCAGGTCATGACGTTGGAAGAGGTGCCACTTGGGCAGCAACCGACCAGAATCACCCCGACGGCGATTTCCGCTGGCAGGTTGAAGACCTGGCACAACAGCCAGGCCACGCTGGGCATGATCACAAATTGCGCAATCACGCCCAGGGCCACCCGCCCCGGATGACGGGCAACCTCAGCGAAATCCGCAAGCTTGAGGGTCAGCCCCATGCCAAACATCACCAGCCCCAGCAGCGGGACGATGGCGCCTTTCAGGCCGATAAACCAGCTGGGTTGCAGGAAGGCAACCACGGCGAAAATCAACACCCAGTAGGCGAAGGTATTGCCGACGAAGCGACTTAAGGCCGCGAGTGCGCGCATGGGGAGATCCTTGTTATTAGAGAGGTAGTCGGGCTGCAAATCGGATCAAAAGGTGGAAGCAAGCCTGCTCCCTCCTTTTGATCTTCACCAGTCTTAAATGCCTTGCGGGGTCTCTTCGCCGCCCAACGCTTCGATCAATGCCGGCAAGAAGTCGCCGAACGTCAGCATCATCAAGGTAAAGCTGGCGTCCAGTTGCCCCAGGGCCTCTTCGCCGCCGTCCTGTTCCGCCTGGTCTTGCAGCAGGTCTTCGAACTTCAGACGTTTGACCGTCATCTTGTCATCGAGCATGAACGACAGCTTGTCCTGCCAGGCCAGTGACAGCTGGGTCACGACTTTGCCGGTGGTCAGGTGCAGCTGGATTTCCTCACCGGTCAGGTCCTGGCGCTTGCAGCGCACAATACCGCCGTCTTCGTGGGTATCGCGCAGTTCGCATTCGTCGAGCACAAAGAAGTCATCGGCCGGTTTCTGCGTGGTCACCCAGTCAGTCATGATCGCCGTCGGTGCGGTTTTCACGGTCAGTGGACGTACCGGCAGTGTGCCGATCACTTCACGCAGGGTCGATAGCAAGTCCTCGGCGCGTTTCGGGCTGGCCGAGTTGACCAGGATCAGGCCTTGTTTGGGCGCAATGGCGGCGAAGGTCGACGAACGACGAATAAACGCGCGTGGCAGGAAGGCCTGGATAATTTCATCCTTGATCTGGTCGCGTTCCTTTTTATAGACCTTGCGCATTTGCTCGGCCTCGATCTCCTCGACCTTTTCCTTCACCGCGTCACGCACGACGCTACCCGGCAGGATACGTTCTTCCTTGCGAGCGGCGATCAGCAGGAAGTCGCCGCTGACGTGTACCAGCGGTGCGTCTTCGCCTTTACCGAACGGGGCGACGAAACCGTAAGTGGTCAACTCCTGGCTTGCACAAGGGCGCGCCAGTTTGGTGGCCAGTGCAGTTTCCAACGCCTCGGCATCAACAGGCAGATCTTGGGTCAGGCGATAGATAAGCAGGTTCTTGAACCACATGGGGTGAGTCTCTCCTCTATACAAAGGGGGGCATTATTCTCCTCGCAGCGCCCGAGGCCAACCCCGCGTAAGCCATTGGAAGGCATGGAAAAAAATATTAAAGAAAGTGCTTGCCAGAGTCTGGGGCGCTCCGTAGAATGCGCGCCACACCGAAAGTGAAGGGTGATTAGCTCAGCTGGGAGAGCATCTGCCTTACAAGCAGAGGGTCGGCGGTTCGATCCCGTCATCACCCACCATTCGCTTCAAGTGTTACGCGCAGCGGTAGTTCAGTCGGTTAGAATACCGGCCTGTCACGCCGGGGGTCGCGGGTTCGAGTCCCGTCCGCTGCGCCATATTCGGTTACCTGGAACGCTGAACGCCAGGTCACCACACGGAAAGCCCGCTTAATCGCGGGCTTTTTGCTGTCTGGGGAATAGCAAACAGTCGGCTTCTGAAGTTTTTTTGAATAAACTGCATTTAAATCAACATATTACGATTTTTTGGTATATGATGCGGCCCACACCGAAAGTGAAGGGTGATTAGCTCAGCTGGGAGAGCATCTGCCTTACAAGCAGAGGGTCGGCGGTTCGATCCCGTCATCACCCACCATTCGCTTGCAGTGTTACGCGCAGCGGTAGTTCAGTCGGTTAGAATACCGGCCTGTCACGCCGGGGGTCGCGGGTTCGAGTCCCGTCCGCTGCGCCATATTCGGTTACCTGGAACGCTGAACGCCAGGTCACCACGCAAAGCCCGCTTAATCGCGGGCTTTTTTGTGCCTGTCATTGCGTCATCGCGCGGTCGGATAGCGGAGGCGAATTGCGGCTATGCCGGTAATCGCTGACGGCTTCGTACACCGCTTTGCGCAAGCGATTGATTCCGCCGATCGGCCGGTGTTCCTCCAGGCCGAACCAGGGATTGAATGACTGGTTGTCGCAGGCCAGGTTCTGCGCGGGTGTATCAAAATCCTGAGCCGGGATGCGGACCTTGGCGACCGTCTCGTAGGGCGCATCGCTTTCCTTCCACTCGATGCTAGTGTCTTCGATGGGCATGTATTTTTGCGGATTCTGGCGCTGGATCTGCAACACGAAGCACGCGTCC is from Pseudomonas mucidolens and encodes:
- a CDS encoding TetR/AcrR family transcriptional regulator, coding for MAIKEGLRPGGRSARVQESVHTAVRELLQEQERASITVPQIATRAGVTPSTIYRRWGDLAALLADVALARMRPDSAPAETGSLRGDLQAWAEQYLDEMSSEPGRNMMRDVQCSQTPGYCVTILGGQLQVILDRYADRAEPLPSVDRLINLLAAPTVFRILFASAPLRVEELHQLIDLALATPAAADE
- a CDS encoding MFS transporter; translated protein: MSSVISHRFGLVFLAITLLTFLAASSAPTPLYHLYQEGLHFSSGTLTLIFGVYALSLLAALLTVGSLSDHLGRKPVIFVALVLEMAAMLLFINADSVAWLIAARTLQGFATGMATAVLGAALLDIDRQQGPLVNSITPLLGMACGAMGSSLLVEFAPLPTQLIYWTLLALLVLQGLLVWRLPESVSPVPGALASLRPTLHVPPQARRALWLSLPVDVAVWAVGGFYLSLAPSLVRAVTGSTSNLIGGGLVAVLTLSGALMIFSVRKHAADKVLRLGASLLAVGVALILGATHMGSLPLFFLATLVAGSGFGAGFLGALRSVVPLALPHERAGLMSAFYVLSYLAFCLPTLLAGNLTRSFGLIATTDGYGAVLIVLALGALIGLILQDAARIRATSGG
- a CDS encoding cupin gives rise to the protein MKIIRSTEFTGSRAWEALDIANMNGITTRLHWTDQPYRWHVNDGQEVFVVLDGRVQMHYREKGVEHIAELNVGDIFYASAGTEHVAHPQGAARILVIESEGSE
- a CDS encoding TDT family transporter → MTCPNSITSSYKPFSHLVSPREVIRQFTPNWFAVTMGTGVLALALAQLPITLAGVHAIAEGLWWMTIFLFVLFSALYAARWVMFFHEARQIFGHSTVSMFFGTIPMGLATILNGLLLFGLPRWGDGVVQLAEAVWWLDVAMALACGVLIPFLMFTRQEHSIDQMTAVWLLPVVAAEVAAASGGLLAPHLADAPAQLVMLVTSYVLWAFSLPVAFSILTILMLRMALHKLPHANMAASSWLALGPIGTGALGMLLLGDDAPAIFSANGFVGIGEIAQGLGLVAGITPWGLGLWWMLIAILITLRYLRAGIPFNLGWWGFTFPLGVYALTTLKLGSSLHLAFFSVAGSALVAALVLMWLVVAKRTVQGAYKGELFVSPCIAGLGNK
- the sugE gene encoding quaternary ammonium compound efflux SMR transporter SugE, encoding MSWIILFFAGLFEVGWAVGLKYTDGFSKPLPTLLTIVAMAISLGLLGLAMKELPLGTAYAIWTGVGAVGTVIAGIILFGESMALFRLASVALIICGLVGLKISA
- a CDS encoding bile acid:sodium symporter family protein, translated to MRALAALSRFVGNTFAYWVLIFAVVAFLQPSWFIGLKGAIVPLLGLVMFGMGLTLKLADFAEVARHPGRVALGVIAQFVIMPSVAWLLCQVFNLPAEIAVGVILVGCCPSGTSSNVMTWLGRGDLALSVAISSITTLLAPLLTPALIWLLASAWLPVSFMELFWSILQMVLLPIVLGVLAQRLLGERVRHAVEVLPLISVVSIVIIVAAVVAASQAKIAESGLLIMAIVMLHNSFGYLLGYLTARAFRLSLPQRKSLALEVGMQNSGLGAALASAHFSPLAAVPSALFSVWHNISGALLSTYFRRMSEKEDRDLLAQSRPD
- the rdgC gene encoding recombination-associated protein RdgC, which produces MWFKNLLIYRLTQDLPVDAEALETALATKLARPCASQELTTYGFVAPFGKGEDAPLVHVSGDFLLIAARKEERILPGSVVRDAVKEKVEEIEAEQMRKVYKKERDQIKDEIIQAFLPRAFIRRSSTFAAIAPKQGLILVNSASPKRAEDLLSTLREVIGTLPVRPLTVKTAPTAIMTDWVTTQKPADDFFVLDECELRDTHEDGGIVRCKRQDLTGEEIQLHLTTGKVVTQLSLAWQDKLSFMLDDKMTVKRLKFEDLLQDQAEQDGGEEALGQLDASFTLMMLTFGDFLPALIEALGGEETPQGI